A single Mustelus asterias chromosome 4, sMusAst1.hap1.1, whole genome shotgun sequence DNA region contains:
- the LOC144492918 gene encoding tetraspanin-7-like: MAASSSRRLQTKPVITCLKTFLIVFSFVFWFAGSVLLAVGVWGKVSLEEYLSRVAEKSTNAPYVLIGTGAAIIIFGFFGCFATCRGSTWMLKLYAMILSLLFLAQLVAGISGFVFRHEINTIFKDNFRNAVQTYNATGSSVDYIQRNLHCCGVQNYTDWNETAYFKMHGIPVSCCKNNTDCKPGDLKNMTTAKDKVFQKGCILLVINFMEMNIGIIAGIAFGIGFFQLIGILLACCLSRYITNNQYEMV; the protein is encoded by the exons ATGGCAGCGTCTTCTTCGAGGCGCTTGCAGACCAAGCCGGTCATCACCTGCCTCAAAACCTTCCTCATCGTCTTCAGCTTCGTCTTCTGG TTTGCAGGTAGTGTGCTTTTGGCTGTGGGTGTTTGGGGCAAGGTGAGTCTGGAAGAATATCTGTCTCGTGTGGCTGAGAAAAGTACAAATGCTCCTTATGTACTGATTGGAACTGGTGCGGCTATCATCATATTTGGTTTCTTTGGATGCTTTGCAACATGCCGAGGAAGCACATGGATGTTAAAATTA TATGCTATGATCCTGTCACTACTGTTCTTGGCACAACTTGTAGCTGGAATTTCTGGATTTGTGTTTCGACACGAG ATTAATACCATTTTCAAGGACAATTTCCGAAACGCTGTACAGACATATAATGCAACAGGGTCCTCTGTGGATTACATTCAGCGAAAT TTGCATTGCTGTGGtgttcaaaactacactgattggAATGAAACTGCCTACTTCAAAATGCATGGAATTCCAGTTAGCTGCTGTAAAAATAATACTGACTGTAAGCCAGGAGATCTGAAAAACATGACTACTGCTAAAGACAAAGTCTTTCAAAAG GGTTGCATTCTATTGGTCATTAATTTCATGGAGATGAATATTGGAATCATTGCTGGAATTGCTTTTGGAATTGGCTTTTTCCAG TTGATTGGGATCTTGCTGGCCTGTTGTCTGTCTAGGTATATCACAAACAACCAATATGAAATGGTTTAA